Proteins encoded within one genomic window of Amycolatopsis sp. 2-15:
- the nthA gene encoding nitrile hydratase subunit alpha yields the protein MAAHTHEGAHAHEDPHAPIEAAAGEPDYFDVLQMAVRELMVEKGLIGAGEVRAMIETLDAHEPSRGAALVARAWSDPGFKERLLADGTAAIVEFGIDNYDGTKLIVLEQTPDTHNLVVCTLCSCYPRPVLGLPPDWYKSRPYRARAVREPRALLAEFGTEVPDEVAIRVHDSTANMRYLVLPMRPEGTEGWSEEDLAELVTRDAMIGVTTAREP from the coding sequence GTGGCCGCACATACGCATGAAGGCGCGCACGCGCATGAGGATCCGCATGCGCCGATCGAGGCGGCTGCGGGGGAGCCGGATTATTTTGATGTGCTGCAGATGGCGGTTCGTGAGTTGATGGTCGAGAAGGGTTTGATCGGGGCGGGTGAGGTCCGTGCCATGATCGAGACGCTGGATGCGCATGAGCCGTCTCGTGGTGCTGCTTTGGTGGCGCGGGCGTGGTCTGATCCGGGGTTCAAGGAGCGGTTGCTGGCTGATGGTACGGCTGCGATCGTGGAGTTCGGGATCGACAACTATGACGGTACGAAGCTGATCGTTTTGGAGCAGACGCCGGATACGCACAATCTGGTGGTGTGCACGTTGTGTTCGTGTTATCCGCGTCCGGTGCTGGGTTTGCCGCCGGATTGGTACAAGAGTCGTCCGTATCGTGCTCGTGCGGTGCGGGAGCCGCGGGCGTTGTTGGCGGAGTTCGGTACCGAGGTTCCTGACGAGGTCGCGATCCGGGTGCATGACAGCACGGCGAACATGCGTTATCTCGTGCTTCCGATGCGGCCGGAGGGCACGGAGGGGTGGAGTGAAGAGGATCTGGCCGAGCTGGTGACCCGGGACGCGATGATCGGCGTGACCACGGCCCGCGAGCCGTGA
- a CDS encoding MIP/aquaporin family protein: protein MTLADRPRPKPEGPTAWAAEAAGTALLVLAALSAIALTMAPAAPLRAWPMELRLLVIGVAVGGTVAVFAVTPPGKRSGAHLNPAVSWFMALRGALSVRDATAYSVAQLAGSVVGVLVARLCWGGRMREVSDGLIQPGPGVGTAGAVVGEVVTTVVLLLVLSWLVSKPRPRETPWVIGAVIAVMIVATGATSGGSFNPARDFGPFVLGSDFRFFWLYMLAPMAGALLAAGGLHAARRAWQPRTCKLCGPALEGTR, encoded by the coding sequence GTGACCCTCGCTGACCGGCCCCGCCCGAAGCCCGAGGGACCGACGGCGTGGGCAGCAGAGGCAGCGGGGACCGCGTTGCTGGTCCTCGCTGCGCTGAGCGCGATCGCTCTCACGATGGCGCCGGCCGCCCCGCTGCGGGCCTGGCCGATGGAGCTGCGGCTGCTCGTCATCGGCGTAGCGGTCGGCGGCACGGTCGCGGTGTTCGCGGTGACGCCGCCCGGTAAACGGTCGGGTGCGCACCTCAACCCGGCGGTGAGCTGGTTCATGGCGCTGCGGGGTGCGCTGTCGGTTCGGGACGCGACCGCGTATTCGGTGGCCCAGCTCGCGGGATCTGTTGTCGGGGTGCTCGTGGCGCGGCTCTGCTGGGGCGGGCGGATGCGTGAGGTCTCCGATGGCCTGATCCAGCCGGGCCCGGGTGTGGGCACAGCGGGCGCGGTGGTCGGTGAGGTGGTCACCACTGTCGTGCTGCTGCTGGTGTTGTCGTGGCTGGTGTCGAAGCCGCGGCCGCGTGAGACGCCGTGGGTGATCGGTGCGGTGATCGCGGTGATGATCGTGGCGACCGGCGCGACGTCCGGGGGCAGTTTCAATCCCGCGCGGGACTTCGGCCCGTTCGTACTGGGTTCGGACTTCCGCTTCTTCTGGCTCTACATGCTCGCTCCCATGGCCGGCGCGTTGCTCGCCGCGGGTGGCTTGCACGCGGCCCGCCGGGCGTGGCAGCCCCGCACTTGCAAGCTGTGCGGCCCGGCCTTGGAGGGGACGAGGTGA
- a CDS encoding HoxN/HupN/NixA family nickel/cobalt transporter produces MRSIVLAFLGANRFLVVLLAAIGTVTLVLCAGLWVVGGHGGLGLGVGLAAFALGARHAFDVDHIAAIDNTARRLSNNRRASSTVGFWFALGHSTVVLLLTLVVAAGARFASTMTSESSVTHQVLATVSTSASALFLCFVGLLNLTSVLGTRKVYRRARSGELNAGELERVLDNRGTIARLLRRLTSSLHSPRQMFPVGLLFGIGFDTATEVTLLAVAGSKAAAGVPWYSVVILPALFAGGMTLFDTLDGVFMTAVYGWAAADPLRTLRYTMTITWLSVAVALALGVVELVGMTHDSLRLHDAVTSWFASLELDNLGYLVVALFLLVWAAAAGYRRVRSGRDPLPARR; encoded by the coding sequence GTGAGAAGCATTGTGCTGGCTTTTCTTGGCGCCAACCGGTTTCTGGTTGTGCTGCTCGCGGCCATCGGCACCGTGACGCTGGTGTTGTGTGCGGGTCTGTGGGTGGTGGGTGGTCACGGCGGTCTCGGGCTGGGCGTGGGGCTGGCCGCGTTCGCGCTCGGCGCCCGGCACGCGTTCGACGTGGACCACATCGCGGCGATCGACAACACGGCGCGCCGGTTGTCGAACAACCGCCGCGCGTCTTCGACGGTCGGTTTCTGGTTCGCCCTGGGCCATTCCACCGTGGTACTGCTGCTGACGCTGGTGGTCGCCGCCGGCGCCCGGTTCGCCTCCACGATGACCAGTGAATCGTCGGTCACGCACCAGGTGCTGGCCACGGTCAGCACGAGCGCGTCGGCGTTGTTCCTGTGCTTCGTGGGCCTGCTGAACCTCACCTCGGTGCTGGGCACGCGCAAGGTTTACCGCCGGGCCCGCTCGGGCGAGCTGAACGCCGGTGAGCTGGAGCGGGTGCTGGACAACCGGGGCACCATCGCCCGGCTGCTGCGCCGGCTCACGAGCTCGCTGCACAGCCCGCGGCAGATGTTCCCCGTCGGTCTGCTGTTCGGGATCGGGTTCGACACCGCCACGGAGGTCACCCTGCTCGCGGTCGCCGGCAGCAAGGCCGCCGCCGGGGTGCCGTGGTACTCGGTGGTGATCCTGCCCGCGTTGTTCGCGGGCGGGATGACGTTGTTCGACACGCTCGACGGCGTGTTCATGACCGCGGTGTACGGCTGGGCGGCGGCCGACCCACTGCGGACCCTGCGGTACACGATGACCATCACGTGGCTCTCGGTCGCGGTGGCGCTGGCGCTCGGTGTGGTCGAGCTGGTCGGGATGACGCACGACAGCCTGCGCCTGCACGACGCGGTCACCTCGTGGTTCGCCTCGCTGGAGCTGGACAACTTGGGCTACCTGGTCGTCGCGCTGTTCCTGCTCGTCTGGGCCGCCGCGGCCGGCTACCGCCGCGTCCGGTCCGGACGGGACCCCCTGCCGGCGCGACGCTAG
- a CDS encoding sodium/calcium exchanger protein, whose product MAGLPLPVLFLIFAVAAGVIWLAGVQLSDQTDVLSTRLRLGSALGGLILLAVATNLPEAAIVVSASVSGNVGVAVGNILGGFAIQTVVLAVLDGGGIRGHRPLTYRAASLVLVLEAVLVVAVLAVVVAGTQLPSNLIAFRLAPGPVLITMLWVGGLFLLRRAGQSLPWHESGQAADGQDRPHGHSTQQTERQATAKGTTTGKSALSFAAAAVVTLVAGVFLELSGDAIADHIGLSGGLFLLATLLSGKAVPPQADNTDIYLTALAMLLTVVYATGLLFRPRRRLARLGLDSWIVVALYGLGIAGLFTIAGSG is encoded by the coding sequence ATGGCAGGTCTGCCGCTGCCGGTCTTGTTCCTGATCTTCGCGGTGGCGGCAGGCGTGATCTGGCTCGCCGGTGTCCAGCTGTCCGACCAGACCGACGTGCTCTCGACCCGGCTCCGGCTCGGCTCGGCGCTGGGTGGACTGATCCTGCTGGCGGTCGCGACGAACCTGCCGGAGGCCGCGATCGTCGTCTCGGCGTCGGTGTCCGGCAACGTCGGTGTCGCCGTCGGCAACATCCTGGGTGGTTTCGCCATCCAGACCGTCGTCCTGGCCGTTCTCGATGGTGGCGGAATCCGCGGTCACCGTCCCTTGACCTACCGGGCCGCGTCGCTGGTGCTGGTGCTCGAGGCGGTCCTGGTCGTCGCGGTGCTGGCCGTGGTCGTCGCGGGCACTCAGCTGCCGAGCAACCTCATCGCCTTCCGGCTCGCCCCCGGGCCGGTCTTGATCACCATGCTGTGGGTTGGCGGGCTGTTCCTGCTGCGCCGAGCCGGTCAGTCTCTTCCCTGGCACGAGTCCGGGCAGGCGGCCGACGGCCAGGACCGCCCGCACGGGCACAGCACACAGCAGACCGAGCGACAAGCGACCGCCAAGGGCACGACCACCGGCAAGTCGGCGCTGAGTTTCGCCGCGGCAGCCGTGGTGACCCTCGTCGCCGGCGTGTTCCTGGAACTGAGCGGTGATGCCATCGCCGACCACATCGGACTGTCCGGAGGGCTGTTCCTGCTCGCCACGCTGCTCTCCGGCAAAGCGGTCCCGCCGCAAGCGGACAACACCGACATCTACCTCACCGCGCTGGCGATGCTGCTCACCGTCGTCTACGCCACCGGGTTGCTGTTCCGTCCCCGGCGGCGCCTTGCCCGGCTCGGCCTGGACTCGTGGATCGTCGTGGCGCTCTACGGCCTGGGAATCGCCGGCTTGTTCACCATCGCCGGCAGCGGCTGA
- a CDS encoding AraC family transcriptional regulator, which translates to MAGQFIVDHETAAPGEVPFYLVLDGRCAVTTESATVTLSTGDLLLVSRGEAHQVTAPSGRRFRFSDESGPIFTTRRTVGVKPDLDLFCGHYHFDTAAGELLFRLLPALVHVTPNAAATTLADLLRGEARFAGPGSAAVVSALCDAMLAMGLRSRPEQRLDNPALWTAIGDEALGKVVSGIVERPGDSWTIERMAETASMSRSTFLRRFNTRTGTTAATLLITIRMMVAADLLTNSDRSMARIAADVGYSSESAFSQAFRATVGMPPAQYRKNSVNHE; encoded by the coding sequence ATGGCCGGACAGTTCATTGTGGACCACGAGACCGCCGCGCCGGGGGAAGTGCCGTTTTATCTCGTGCTGGACGGACGCTGCGCCGTGACCACGGAGTCGGCCACCGTCACTCTGTCCACCGGAGACCTGCTCCTGGTCTCGCGCGGCGAGGCCCACCAGGTCACGGCACCGTCGGGACGCAGGTTCCGGTTCAGCGACGAATCGGGACCGATCTTCACGACCCGGCGGACGGTCGGCGTGAAGCCGGATCTGGACCTGTTCTGCGGGCATTACCATTTCGACACCGCAGCGGGCGAGTTGCTGTTTCGGCTGCTCCCGGCGCTGGTGCACGTCACGCCGAACGCCGCGGCAACCACACTCGCCGATCTCCTGCGCGGCGAAGCCCGCTTCGCCGGCCCGGGGAGCGCCGCCGTGGTGTCCGCACTGTGCGATGCGATGCTGGCCATGGGCCTGCGCAGCCGCCCCGAACAGCGCCTGGACAACCCGGCCCTGTGGACCGCCATCGGCGACGAGGCGCTGGGCAAGGTGGTCTCGGGTATCGTCGAACGGCCCGGAGACTCCTGGACGATCGAACGGATGGCCGAGACGGCGTCCATGTCACGCTCCACGTTCCTGCGCCGGTTCAACACTCGCACCGGCACCACTGCCGCCACACTGCTCATCACGATCCGCATGATGGTCGCCGCCGACCTGCTGACGAACTCCGACCGCTCGATGGCCCGCATCGCCGCCGACGTCGGATACAGCTCGGAATCCGCGTTCTCGCAAGCGTTTCGCGCCACCGTGGGCATGCCGCCCGCCCAGTACCGGAAAAACTCGGTCAACCACGAGTGA
- a CDS encoding GntR family transcriptional regulator: MSDIADKLRIKGEPPPPASSAPASHRGTPCWRRARGISRSPVREALRRLEQSRLVAKSANQSYRVTEVGEGDAAELAALRIADEGLAVRIMVRDRLPIDSLLGLIDEIRAAPSGTVEAADAAFHSKAVALAGLPRLTARYADLADQIRLMLVSRDPSPAMDRDTLWRHHVVLYETLERAIKSGAPDEALRAREDHVTHVLPMHP; encoded by the coding sequence GTGTCCGACATCGCAGACAAGCTGCGGATCAAAGGGGAGCCACCTCCGCCGGCGAGCTCAGCCCCGGCGAGCCACCGCGGGACTCCGTGCTGGCGCAGGGCGAGGGGGATCAGCCGCTCCCCTGTTCGCGAGGCGCTCCGCCGGCTGGAACAGTCGAGGCTGGTCGCCAAGTCGGCGAACCAGTCCTACCGGGTGACGGAGGTCGGCGAAGGTGACGCGGCCGAGCTCGCCGCCCTGCGCATCGCCGACGAGGGCCTGGCGGTGCGCATCATGGTCCGCGACAGGTTGCCCATCGACTCGCTCCTCGGGCTGATCGACGAGATCCGCGCCGCGCCGTCGGGAACCGTCGAGGCCGCCGACGCGGCCTTCCATTCGAAGGCGGTGGCCCTCGCGGGTCTTCCGCGGCTGACCGCGCGCTACGCCGACCTCGCCGACCAGATCCGCCTCATGCTCGTGTCCCGCGATCCTTCACCGGCAATGGACCGGGACACCCTGTGGCGCCATCACGTCGTGCTCTACGAGACGCTTGAGCGGGCGATCAAGTCCGGCGCACCGGACGAGGCACTGCGCGCCCGGGAAGACCACGTCACGCACGTCTTGCCGATGCACCCTTAA
- a CDS encoding helix-turn-helix domain-containing protein — MTETGGGFAERSERGAGEKAAHEWFTEVRGRAVDGLSRLLRTARLDGGLDAHHHGPRPVDFRREASGPGAVPFHFLLAGTCTVTTASRAVELGPGDLLLLTDGEAHQATAAPALRHGCEEQPGARPELDLCCGTFRFDAAGALLFRLLPSLLHVSLVASGIAVAKILGGTTGFGSSVPVWSLCEALLATALRGHPGRRLGTPVLWRAMGDEALARVITGIVEDPAAPWTIERMAAMASMSRSTFIRRSVARTGTPVAALVTSVRMMVAIDLLTRSEHPVAHVAGRVGYGSESAFGQAFCAAVGTSPARFRKTVLV, encoded by the coding sequence GTGACCGAAACCGGCGGTGGCTTTGCCGAACGCTCGGAACGCGGCGCGGGCGAGAAGGCCGCGCATGAGTGGTTCACCGAGGTTCGGGGCCGAGCCGTGGACGGACTGAGCCGGCTCCTGAGAACGGCGCGTCTGGACGGCGGGCTGGACGCGCACCACCACGGGCCGAGGCCGGTCGATTTTCGCCGCGAAGCCAGCGGTCCGGGCGCGGTGCCGTTCCATTTTCTGCTCGCCGGCACCTGCACGGTCACTACCGCATCTCGTGCGGTCGAACTCGGCCCTGGTGACTTGCTGCTGCTCACGGACGGCGAAGCGCACCAGGCGACGGCGGCTCCGGCCCTGCGGCACGGGTGCGAGGAGCAGCCCGGCGCCCGGCCCGAGCTGGATCTGTGCTGTGGGACGTTCCGGTTCGACGCGGCGGGTGCGTTGTTGTTCCGGTTGCTGCCGTCGTTGCTGCACGTCTCGCTGGTCGCGAGCGGGATCGCGGTGGCGAAAATCCTAGGCGGGACAACGGGTTTCGGGTCGAGTGTGCCGGTGTGGTCGTTGTGCGAGGCCCTGCTCGCCACGGCCCTGCGCGGCCACCCCGGACGGCGGCTCGGCACCCCGGTGCTGTGGCGCGCGATGGGCGACGAGGCACTGGCCCGCGTGATCACCGGCATCGTCGAGGACCCGGCCGCGCCGTGGACCATCGAGCGCATGGCGGCGATGGCGTCGATGTCGAGGTCCACGTTCATCCGGCGCTCTGTCGCGCGCACGGGAACCCCCGTCGCGGCGCTGGTGACCTCGGTCCGGATGATGGTCGCGATCGATTTGCTCACGCGCTCCGAGCACCCCGTGGCCCACGTGGCCGGCCGGGTCGGCTACGGCTCGGAATCGGCGTTCGGGCAGGCCTTTTGTGCCGCGGTCGGCACCTCACCCGCCCGGTTCCGCAAGACCGTCCTGGTGTGA
- a CDS encoding VOC family protein: MTIRRFDHTGFVVEDLAAAVAFFVELGMELEGETKVEGEWVNQLVGLDDVRADLAFLRAPDGHGRIELSTFRSPLPTAPAPNAPVNVPGIPRLTFVIDSVDDTLARLRAHGAELVGEVARYEDYCRYCYVRGPAGVIIGLVEELG; this comes from the coding sequence ATGACGATCCGCCGATTCGACCACACCGGCTTCGTAGTCGAGGACCTCGCGGCTGCCGTCGCGTTCTTCGTCGAACTGGGGATGGAACTGGAGGGCGAGACCAAGGTCGAGGGCGAATGGGTGAACCAGCTCGTCGGCCTGGACGACGTCCGGGCGGACCTCGCCTTCCTGCGCGCCCCGGACGGCCACGGCCGGATCGAGCTGTCGACATTCCGCTCGCCGCTGCCCACCGCGCCCGCGCCGAACGCGCCGGTCAACGTCCCGGGCATCCCCCGCCTCACCTTCGTCATCGACTCCGTCGACGACACCCTCGCCCGCCTGCGCGCCCACGGCGCCGAACTCGTGGGCGAGGTCGCGCGGTACGAGGACTACTGCCGGTACTGCTACGTCCGCGGTCCCGCGGGGGTGATCATCGGCCTGGTCGAGGAGCTCGGCTGA
- a CDS encoding phosphodiester glycosidase family protein, protein MRLRRSLVALTLTAAAATTLPAPAIADTAFDVTGSQQVAPGVRLSSFTTASASAATIQGELLTVDLRNPRVSVDLLHPPTVAQAETVSQMANAQGAVAGVNGDFFNNTEAQHPGVAFTDSSDGPEIADRRVLKAAVPNGQRFGPGMPPGVTTEAVLGVGVDRVARLGTAHLDGSVRIKSATYSLGGLNQYAIPLGGIGAYTSAWGATSRARSVCGTDTSRGAACSTDTTEVTLRHDRVVAVGGTVGAGAITRDETVLVGREAGADALRTLKVGQHVAMQYTLSTGRGVPFRFAIGGFPILRDGTVVAGQDAKTAAVRTGAGFSADGHTLYLVAVQAKPGTSGGMTTPEVAQLLQRAGAADAVNLDGGGSTSLVARDPGAHTVTVRNHPTDAAGERSVANGIGVFVR, encoded by the coding sequence ATGAGACTGCGCAGATCGTTGGTGGCGCTGACGCTGACCGCCGCGGCCGCGACGACGCTGCCTGCGCCGGCGATCGCGGACACGGCCTTCGACGTGACCGGCAGCCAGCAGGTCGCTCCCGGCGTCCGGCTTTCGTCCTTCACGACCGCTTCGGCGAGTGCCGCGACCATCCAGGGCGAGCTGCTGACCGTCGACCTGCGCAACCCGCGCGTCTCCGTGGACCTGCTGCACCCGCCGACGGTGGCACAGGCCGAAACGGTGTCGCAGATGGCGAACGCGCAGGGAGCGGTGGCCGGCGTCAACGGCGACTTCTTCAACAACACCGAGGCCCAGCACCCCGGCGTCGCCTTCACCGACTCCTCCGACGGCCCCGAGATCGCCGATCGGCGCGTCCTCAAGGCCGCCGTCCCCAACGGGCAGCGGTTCGGGCCCGGGATGCCGCCCGGAGTCACGACGGAGGCCGTGCTCGGCGTCGGCGTCGACCGGGTGGCACGGCTGGGCACGGCGCACCTGGACGGCAGCGTCCGCATCAAGTCGGCCACGTACTCGCTCGGCGGTCTGAACCAGTACGCGATCCCGCTCGGCGGCATCGGGGCCTACACCAGCGCGTGGGGCGCGACCTCCCGCGCCCGCTCGGTCTGCGGCACCGACACCAGCCGGGGCGCCGCGTGCAGCACCGACACCACCGAGGTGACGCTCAGGCACGACCGGGTCGTCGCGGTCGGCGGCACCGTCGGCGCCGGCGCGATCACGCGGGACGAGACCGTGCTGGTCGGGCGCGAAGCCGGCGCGGACGCGCTGCGGACGCTCAAGGTCGGCCAGCACGTGGCGATGCAGTACACCCTGTCGACCGGGCGCGGCGTCCCGTTCCGCTTCGCGATCGGCGGCTTCCCGATCCTCCGCGACGGCACCGTCGTCGCCGGCCAGGACGCCAAGACCGCCGCGGTCCGCACCGGCGCCGGCTTCAGCGCCGACGGGCACACGCTGTACCTCGTCGCGGTGCAGGCGAAACCCGGCACCAGCGGCGGCATGACGACCCCCGAGGTCGCCCAGCTCCTGCAGCGGGCCGGCGCCGCCGACGCCGTGAACCTCGACGGCGGCGGCTCGACCTCACTCGTGGCCCGCGACCCCGGCGCGCACACCGTCACGGTCCGCAACCACCCGACCGACGCCGCGGGCGAGCGTTCGGTCGCCAACGGGATCGGGGTCTTCGTCCGCTGA